The Pseudomonas sp. TH06 genome has a window encoding:
- a CDS encoding substrate-binding domain-containing protein — MFRCIRIAALVSAALVSSQAMAVTMKGGGATIPAKLYSGSVDSILPATFNYAAAGSGYGKQAFLTNDPMRLSQTGTVHFAASDSTLTDSELSTYTTQYGASYGPLIQLPSVITSVAIPYRKTGQTALNLFDNQLCDVFSGKKTTWGSLLGTSDTTPIRIVFRKEASGATEILTRHLNSICPTQFVTDARFTVARIPNSSVPVNWVAVEYDQDVVQAVNAVDGSIGYAGPDNVDASSNAVVARINGIQPTNPYVLAALAYSSPPSKISDVDNPAKWSPVVANPTQGYKLAGFTNFIFGQCYKDPAVAAQVKAFLAAHYSIPGNNVATQAHKFIAMSYAWKNAVIANFVTNTTGNNLDINNPSVCNGIGRPL, encoded by the coding sequence ATGTTCAGATGTATTCGAATCGCTGCACTGGTATCGGCGGCATTGGTTTCGAGTCAGGCGATGGCGGTGACGATGAAGGGTGGCGGGGCAACCATCCCGGCGAAACTTTACAGCGGTTCGGTGGACAGCATATTGCCGGCCACCTTCAACTACGCCGCAGCGGGTAGCGGTTACGGGAAACAGGCTTTTCTGACTAACGATCCCATGCGGCTGAGTCAAACCGGGACGGTGCATTTTGCGGCCAGCGACTCCACTCTGACTGACTCGGAACTCTCGACCTATACCACCCAGTATGGGGCTTCATACGGTCCATTGATCCAGCTACCGTCGGTTATCACGTCCGTGGCTATCCCCTACAGAAAGACCGGCCAGACTGCTCTGAACCTGTTCGATAATCAGCTGTGTGATGTGTTTTCGGGTAAAAAAACCACATGGGGTTCTCTATTGGGCACCTCGGACACCACTCCTATTCGTATTGTGTTCCGGAAGGAGGCGAGTGGCGCTACGGAAATCCTGACCCGCCATTTGAACTCGATCTGCCCGACGCAATTTGTGACCGATGCACGATTCACTGTCGCACGCATACCCAATTCCTCAGTACCCGTAAATTGGGTAGCGGTGGAATATGACCAGGATGTTGTGCAGGCCGTGAACGCTGTCGATGGTTCCATCGGTTATGCCGGTCCGGACAACGTTGATGCAAGTAGCAACGCGGTTGTTGCTCGCATCAATGGTATCCAGCCAACCAATCCTTATGTCCTGGCGGCGTTGGCGTATTCAAGTCCACCGTCGAAAATCTCTGATGTCGATAATCCGGCCAAGTGGTCGCCTGTGGTAGCCAATCCGACGCAAGGTTACAAACTGGCGGGGTTCACCAATTTCATCTTCGGCCAATGCTATAAAGATCCTGCGGTTGCAGCGCAAGTTAAGGCCTTTCTGGCGGCTCACTACAGTATTCCCGGCAACAACGTCGCGACTCAGGCCCATAAATTCATTGCAATGTCGTATGCCTGGAAGAATGCGGTCATTGCCAACTTCGTCACTAACACCACTGGCAATAACCTCGATATCAACAACCCCAGCGTTTGCAACGGCATTGGCCGTCCCCTCTAA
- a CDS encoding substrate-binding domain-containing protein, producing the protein MFKRTLIAASLTVAALASAQAMAVTGGGATLPAALYKGSADSILPANFSYAAIGSGGGKTAFLTNNPAGFSTTGTVHFAGSDSILSAAELNTYTTTYGASFGPLIQLPSVATSVAIPYKKAGQTALNLTSAQLCDAFSGAKTTWGQLLGTADTTPIRVVYRNVSSGTSEILSRHLNSVCPTQFATNSTFTNARLPAGSALPSNWVGVANTSEVATTVNAVDGSIGYVGPDGVDATSNAVVARVNGVQPTSLNVTLALSSVSAPSTPAQAANPANWSPVVANPASGYKLAAYTNLIFGQCYKDAAVAANVKAFLTTHYSNPGNNTATQAHKFVAVPNAWKTAVTANFVTNSSGNNLDINNASVCNAIGRPL; encoded by the coding sequence ATGTTCAAGCGCACTCTGATCGCAGCTTCCCTGACCGTTGCCGCTCTGGCTTCCGCTCAAGCCATGGCCGTTACCGGTGGTGGTGCAACTCTGCCTGCCGCTCTGTACAAAGGTTCTGCCGACAGCATCCTGCCAGCCAACTTCTCCTACGCTGCCATCGGTAGCGGCGGTGGCAAGACTGCCTTCCTGACCAACAATCCAGCCGGCTTCAGCACCACCGGCACTGTGCACTTCGCGGGTAGCGACTCGATCCTCAGCGCTGCGGAACTCAACACCTACACCACCACTTACGGTGCTTCGTTCGGTCCGTTGATCCAACTGCCTTCGGTGGCTACTTCGGTTGCCATCCCTTACAAAAAAGCCGGCCAGACTGCACTGAACCTGACCAGCGCTCAGCTGTGCGATGCCTTCTCCGGCGCTAAAACTACTTGGGGTCAGTTGCTTGGCACTGCCGACACCACCCCGATCCGCGTTGTTTATCGCAACGTTTCCAGCGGCACCTCGGAAATCCTCAGCCGTCACTTGAACTCGGTCTGCCCGACCCAGTTTGCTACCAACTCCACCTTCACCAACGCTCGTCTGCCAGCCGGTTCGGCACTGCCGTCGAACTGGGTCGGCGTCGCCAACACTTCCGAAGTCGCCACTACCGTGAACGCTGTTGACGGTTCTATCGGTTATGTCGGTCCGGACGGTGTTGACGCCACCAGCAACGCGGTGGTTGCTCGCGTCAACGGTGTTCAGCCTACTTCGCTGAACGTGACTCTGGCCCTGTCGTCGGTGTCGGCTCCTTCGACTCCAGCCCAGGCTGCCAACCCTGCCAACTGGTCGCCAGTGGTGGCTAACCCGGCTTCCGGTTACAAACTGGCTGCCTACACCAACCTCATCTTCGGTCAGTGCTACAAGGATGCAGCCGTGGCCGCGAACGTCAAAGCCTTCCTGACCACTCACTACAGCAACCCGGGCAACAACACCGCGACTCAGGCTCACAAATTTGTTGCTGTGCCTAACGCCTGGAAAACCGCTGTCACCGCCAACTTCGTTACCAACTCTTCGGGCAACAACCTGGACATCAACAACGCCAGCGTCTGCAACGCTATCGGTCGTCCTTTGTAA
- the gspF gene encoding type II secretion system inner membrane protein GspF — MNRYRFEAADATGKIESGHLEADSQTAAFSALRGRGLTALSVQKESNVAQHGGGGLFGAKLSDNDLAWATRQLASLLGASLPLEAALSATVEQAEKKHIAHTLSAVRADVRSGMRLAESLASRPRDFPEIYRALIAAGEESGDLAQVMERLADYIEERNNLRGKILTAFIYPGVVGLVSIGIVIFLLSYVVPQVVSAFSQARQDLPGLTLAMLNASDFIRSWGWLCAALMTGMFWSWRLYLRNPAARLSWHHRVLRLPLFGRFILGLNTARFASTLAILGGAGVPLLRALEAARQTLSNDRLSLSVTEATAKVREGVNLAAALRVENVFPPVLIHLIASGEKTGSLPPMLERAAQTLSRDIERRAMGMTALLEPLMIVVMGGVVLVIVMAVLLPIIEINQLVQ, encoded by the coding sequence ATGAATCGCTATCGTTTTGAAGCTGCCGACGCGACCGGAAAAATCGAATCCGGGCATCTGGAGGCGGACAGTCAAACCGCTGCGTTCAGTGCGTTGCGCGGGCGCGGTTTGACTGCATTGTCGGTGCAAAAGGAAAGCAACGTCGCCCAGCATGGCGGTGGTGGACTGTTCGGCGCCAAACTCTCGGACAACGATCTGGCCTGGGCCACGCGGCAACTGGCGAGCCTGCTCGGCGCTAGTCTGCCGCTGGAAGCGGCGCTGAGTGCCACGGTCGAACAGGCTGAGAAAAAACACATCGCCCACACTCTAAGCGCCGTGCGTGCCGACGTGCGCAGTGGCATGCGTCTGGCGGAATCGCTGGCGTCGCGACCCCGGGATTTTCCCGAGATCTATCGCGCGTTGATTGCGGCGGGCGAGGAGTCGGGCGATCTGGCGCAGGTCATGGAGCGACTGGCGGATTACATCGAGGAGCGCAATAACCTGCGCGGCAAGATTCTCACGGCGTTTATCTATCCGGGTGTGGTCGGGCTGGTGTCGATCGGCATCGTGATTTTCCTGCTCAGCTATGTGGTGCCGCAGGTGGTCAGTGCGTTTTCCCAGGCGCGGCAGGATCTGCCGGGGCTGACACTGGCGATGCTCAATGCCAGCGATTTCATCCGCAGTTGGGGTTGGTTGTGCGCCGCGTTGATGACTGGGATGTTCTGGAGTTGGCGCCTGTATTTGCGCAATCCGGCGGCGCGGTTGAGTTGGCATCACCGGGTGCTGAGGCTGCCGTTATTCGGGCGTTTCATCCTTGGTCTGAATACCGCCCGTTTCGCCTCGACGCTGGCGATTCTCGGCGGCGCCGGGGTGCCGTTGTTGCGCGCACTGGAGGCGGCGCGGCAGACCTTGTCCAACGATCGCCTAAGCCTGAGCGTCACTGAGGCCACGGCCAAGGTGCGTGAGGGTGTGAACCTGGCGGCAGCGTTGCGCGTGGAAAACGTCTTCCCGCCGGTGCTGATTCATTTGATCGCCAGTGGCGAGAAAACCGGTTCGCTGCCACCGATGCTTGAGCGTGCGGCGCAGACGTTGTCCCGTGATATCGAGCGGCGGGCGATGGGCATGACGGCGCTGCTGGAACCGCTGATGATTGTGGTGATGGGCGGGGTGGTGTTGGTGATTGTGATGGCGGTGTTGTTGCCGATCATCGAGATCAACCAGTTGGTGCAGTAG
- the gspE gene encoding type II secretion system ATPase GspE, producing the protein MSALPYAWAKAQRILLCDGVLTVCPSTPGWSISEARRQFGATTIQRVRDDELDGLLASAYADTGSAAAVVGAAENEVDLDRLMQDMPEITDLLDTQDGAPVIRMINALLTQAARDEASDIHIEPFETHSVVRYRVDGTLRDVVSPRKALHGALVSRIKIMAQLDIAEKRLPQDGRIALRVAGRPIDIRVSTVPTGHGERVVMRLLDKQAGRLHLETLGMDAQVLAKLDHLIRQPHGIVLVTGPTGSGKTTSLYAALARLDASTSNILTVEDPVEYDLPGISQIQVNAKIDMTFALALRAILRQDPDIIMIGEIRDLETAQIAVQASLTGHLVLATLHTNDAVSAVNRLIDMGVEPFLLASSMLGVLAQRLVRRLCNQCKQEDPATPGTWRPVGCAACNQTGYSGRTGIHELFCIDDDIRTLIHQGAGEQALRASAAKAGMFSLREDGERWIRSGATAPEEILRVTRDA; encoded by the coding sequence ATGAGCGCGTTGCCCTACGCCTGGGCCAAGGCGCAGCGGATTCTGTTGTGCGACGGGGTGTTGACGGTGTGCCCGTCGACGCCGGGCTGGTCGATCAGCGAGGCGCGGCGGCAGTTTGGCGCGACCACGATACAGCGCGTGCGCGATGACGAACTCGACGGCTTGCTCGCCAGCGCTTACGCCGACACCGGCAGTGCCGCGGCCGTCGTCGGTGCGGCGGAAAACGAAGTCGACCTCGACCGCCTGATGCAAGACATGCCGGAAATCACCGACCTGCTCGACACCCAGGACGGCGCGCCGGTGATTCGCATGATCAACGCCTTGCTGACCCAAGCGGCGCGCGATGAGGCCAGCGACATTCATATCGAGCCGTTCGAAACCCATTCGGTGGTGCGCTACCGGGTCGATGGCACCTTGCGTGACGTGGTCTCGCCGCGCAAGGCGCTGCACGGCGCGCTGGTGTCGCGGATCAAGATCATGGCGCAGCTCGACATCGCCGAAAAACGCCTGCCGCAGGACGGTCGTATCGCCTTGCGTGTGGCCGGGCGGCCCATCGATATCCGCGTTTCAACCGTGCCGACCGGACATGGCGAACGGGTGGTGATGCGTCTGCTCGACAAACAGGCCGGGCGCCTGCATCTGGAAACCCTCGGCATGGATGCGCAGGTGCTGGCGAAACTCGATCACCTGATCCGCCAGCCCCACGGCATCGTCTTGGTCACCGGGCCGACGGGCAGCGGCAAAACCACCAGCCTCTACGCCGCACTGGCACGGCTCGATGCGAGCACCAGCAACATCCTCACCGTCGAGGATCCGGTGGAATACGACTTGCCGGGCATCAGCCAGATTCAGGTCAACGCCAAGATCGACATGACTTTTGCCCTCGCGCTCCGCGCCATTCTGCGCCAGGACCCGGACATCATCATGATCGGTGAAATCCGCGATCTGGAGACAGCGCAAATCGCGGTGCAAGCCTCGCTGACCGGTCACCTGGTGCTGGCGACCTTGCACACCAACGACGCAGTGTCAGCGGTCAACCGCTTGATCGACATGGGTGTCGAGCCGTTTCTGCTGGCCTCATCAATGCTCGGCGTGCTCGCGCAACGCTTGGTGCGACGCCTGTGCAATCAGTGCAAACAGGAAGACCCGGCGACACCGGGGACATGGCGCCCGGTCGGGTGCGCGGCATGCAATCAAACCGGCTACAGCGGCCGCACCGGCATTCACGAATTGTTCTGCATCGACGACGACATCCGCACCCTGATTCACCAAGGCGCGGGTGAGCAGGCCTTGCGTGCATCGGCGGCCAAGGCCGGGATGTTCAGCCTGCGTGAGGACGGTGAGCGCTGGATTCGCAGCGGCGCCACCGCCCCCGAAGAAATCCTGCGCGTGACACGGGACGCCTGA
- the gspD gene encoding type II secretion system secretin GspD, with translation MKGSGSKPARLALPMLLMALSACSNTTTPQNQPPLLVDSELGRPLANTQRSGDAVLDRERAQAQARPAPKQLHNISKSARSGVAASGIALPSNPLGDQPVTLNFVDADIQAVVRALSRSTGQQFLVDPRVKGTLTLVSEGQVPARQAYDMLLAALRMQGFSVVDVGGVAQVVPEADAKLLGGPIYSADKPAGNGMLTRTFRLQYENAVNLIPVLRPIVSPNNPINAYPGNNTIVITDYAENLTRVAQLIASIDSPSAIDTDVVQIQNGIAADIAPMVADLLDAPGNDPTQKIAVIGDPRSNTIIIRAGSPERTELARNLIYKLDNAQSNPSNLHVVYLRNAQAAKLAQALRGLLTGESDSGTSDSARSVLSAMGSNASGSGGQSGQSGTQTSGTTSTTSSSGSTGGSYAQGNGGISNSGSQASEQNVAFSAGGVTIQADATTNTLLISAPEPLYRNLREVIDLLDQRRAQVVIESLIVEVGEDDASEFGVQWQTGNLGGKGVIGGANLGGSGINTNGKTSIDVLPQGLNLGYVNGTVDIPGIGKILDLKMLARALKSKGGTNVLSTPNLLTLDNEAASIFVGQTIPFVSGSYVTGGGGTSNNPFQTVTREEVGLKLNVRPQISEGGTVKLDIYQEVSSIDERASASANSAGIVTNKRAIDTSILLDDGQIMVLGGLLQDGYSQSNDAVPWLGSLPGIGALFRNERRAITKTNLMVFLRPYIIRDSEAGRSITLNRYDFMRRAQGGLQPERSWAMPDMQAPQLPSAAQGVPSSVPASGPRATIKAVPIEGSTRF, from the coding sequence ATGAAGGGGTCAGGATCCAAACCGGCACGTCTGGCATTGCCGATGTTGCTGATGGCGTTGAGCGCGTGCAGCAACACCACCACACCACAGAATCAGCCGCCGTTGCTGGTCGACAGTGAGCTGGGCCGGCCGCTGGCTAACACTCAGCGCAGCGGCGACGCGGTGCTCGACCGCGAGCGCGCACAGGCTCAGGCGCGACCTGCACCGAAGCAATTGCACAACATCAGCAAAAGTGCGCGCAGCGGCGTGGCGGCGTCGGGCATTGCGTTGCCGAGCAATCCTTTGGGCGATCAACCGGTGACGCTGAATTTCGTCGACGCCGATATTCAAGCGGTGGTGCGGGCGCTGTCGCGTTCCACCGGTCAGCAGTTTTTGGTCGATCCAAGGGTGAAGGGCACTCTGACGCTGGTCTCGGAAGGTCAGGTGCCGGCGCGGCAGGCTTACGACATGTTGCTGGCGGCGTTGCGCATGCAGGGTTTCAGCGTGGTTGATGTCGGCGGTGTGGCGCAGGTGGTGCCGGAGGCTGATGCGAAGTTGCTGGGCGGGCCGATTTACAGCGCCGATAAGCCGGCAGGTAACGGCATGCTCACCCGCACGTTCCGACTGCAATACGAGAACGCGGTGAACCTGATTCCGGTGCTGCGGCCGATCGTTTCGCCGAACAATCCGATCAACGCCTATCCGGGCAACAACACCATCGTCATCACCGATTACGCGGAGAACCTGACTCGCGTGGCGCAGTTGATCGCGAGCATTGATTCGCCGAGTGCGATTGACACGGATGTGGTGCAGATTCAGAACGGTATTGCTGCGGACATTGCGCCGATGGTGGCGGATTTGCTGGATGCACCGGGCAATGATCCAACGCAGAAAATCGCGGTGATCGGTGATCCGCGTTCGAACACGATCATCATTCGTGCGGGCAGTCCGGAGCGGACCGAACTGGCGCGTAACCTGATCTACAAACTCGACAACGCGCAGAGCAATCCGAGCAATCTGCATGTGGTGTATCTGCGTAACGCGCAGGCGGCGAAACTGGCGCAGGCGTTGCGTGGTTTGCTCACGGGTGAGAGTGATAGCGGCACCAGCGACAGCGCGCGTTCGGTGCTCAGTGCGATGGGCAGCAACGCCAGCGGCTCCGGCGGGCAAAGTGGCCAGAGCGGCACGCAAACCAGTGGCACAACTTCGACCACGTCCAGTAGTGGCAGCACTGGCGGCAGTTACGCGCAGGGCAATGGCGGCATCAGTAACAGCGGCAGTCAGGCCAGCGAACAGAACGTTGCCTTCAGCGCTGGCGGTGTGACCATCCAGGCTGATGCGACCACCAACACCTTGCTGATTTCCGCGCCGGAGCCGCTGTATCGCAACCTGCGCGAAGTCATCGATTTGCTCGATCAGCGTCGCGCCCAAGTGGTGATCGAGAGCTTGATCGTCGAAGTCGGTGAGGATGATGCCAGCGAATTCGGCGTGCAATGGCAGACCGGCAATCTGGGCGGCAAAGGTGTGATTGGCGGGGCCAATCTGGGCGGCTCGGGGATCAACACCAATGGCAAGACCAGCATCGATGTGCTGCCGCAGGGTTTGAACCTGGGCTACGTCAACGGCACCGTCGACATTCCCGGGATCGGCAAGATCCTCGACCTGAAAATGCTGGCCCGCGCCCTGAAGAGCAAAGGCGGCACTAACGTGTTGTCGACGCCGAATCTGCTGACGCTGGACAACGAAGCGGCGAGTATTTTTGTGGGCCAGACCATCCCGTTTGTCAGCGGTAGCTACGTCACCGGTGGTGGCGGCACCAGCAACAATCCGTTCCAGACCGTGACCCGTGAAGAAGTCGGTTTGAAGCTGAATGTGCGTCCGCAGATTTCCGAGGGCGGCACGGTCAAGCTCGATATCTATCAGGAAGTCAGCAGCATTGACGAGCGAGCTTCGGCCAGTGCCAATTCTGCGGGGATTGTCACCAACAAGCGGGCGATTGACACCAGCATTCTGTTGGATGACGGTCAGATCATGGTGCTTGGCGGTTTGCTCCAGGACGGCTACAGCCAGAGCAATGATGCGGTGCCTTGGCTGGGCAGCCTGCCGGGGATCGGCGCGCTGTTTCGCAACGAACGCCGGGCGATCACCAAGACCAACCTGATGGTGTTTCTGCGCCCGTACATCATCCGCGACAGCGAGGCGGGGCGCAGCATCACCCTTAACCGCTATGACTTCATGCGTCGGGCGCAGGGTGGTTTGCAGCCGGAGCGCAGTTGGGCGATGCCGGACATGCAGGCGCCGCAGTTGCCAAGTGCTGCGCAGGGTGTTCCAAGTTCGGTTCCGGCTTCGGGCCCCCGCGCCACGATCAAAGCGGTTCCAATTGAAGGGAGCACGCGCTTTTGA
- the gspM gene encoding type II secretion system protein GspM — protein sequence MIKAALAVYRARWQQFTRQLQARWQPLALREKRMVSAMAIALFGLLLWVALIQPPLKKISYWQSETPKLRAQTEALEVLLREVSVRPEGQSVGQSLEQTLQASGLGGHFQLQAADGGAWQLSFNAAPADALLDWLLSTPGQLSLQVVEARLQRADNTSTEITAGTLSGTVRMDQAQGAKEAS from the coding sequence ATGATTAAGGCAGCGCTGGCGGTTTATCGCGCTCGTTGGCAGCAGTTCACCCGCCAGTTACAGGCGCGCTGGCAGCCGTTGGCATTGCGTGAAAAACGCATGGTCAGTGCAATGGCGATCGCGCTTTTCGGCTTGCTGCTGTGGGTCGCACTGATCCAGCCGCCGCTGAAGAAAATCAGTTATTGGCAGAGCGAAACGCCCAAGTTGCGGGCGCAGACCGAGGCACTGGAAGTGCTGTTGCGCGAGGTCAGCGTGCGCCCGGAAGGGCAGAGCGTCGGCCAGTCGCTTGAGCAGACTTTGCAGGCCAGCGGTCTGGGCGGGCATTTCCAGTTGCAAGCCGCAGACGGCGGCGCCTGGCAATTGAGCTTCAATGCCGCGCCGGCGGATGCGCTGCTCGACTGGTTGCTGAGCACGCCGGGACAACTTTCTCTGCAAGTGGTCGAGGCCCGTCTGCAACGCGCAGACAACACCTCGACCGAGATCACTGCCGGCACTTTGTCAGGCACCGTTCGCATGGATCAGGCGCAGGGCGCTAAGGAAGCTTCATGA
- the gspL gene encoding type II secretion system protein GspL — translation MSQLRIALPRLAELDLRSVLSCAWLDRQGQVSREENLTLEQLGQMAKTPALVAFLHPADSLVATIDLPPLPANKTAAAVQCAAQALMLGDSAEMHIAHSARDDAGQVQIAWALRQHLQRLGLVLKQHGLSLRGLYPAAYRLPVLPGTVACVDDAHLLLRDSVQSARVQPLFDDEVDSALWTPGTTLHWIGDHAPADAELPMADAQRWTGPLPGWGLHGAVQQQAGEQRGWGRALGFSLLAVAVWVIGLNLYAAREADQGQQLKTQMNLRVKQAFPELPVILNPLQQARQQIAARQKGAADDPAQNFSRLVLQAGSGMPSMAGSVERLSFADGALQITLLTDARRNGNDKDWQSTLAQAGISVTADDDGWTLRPGGDSSASESTSTESEDSSEADDD, via the coding sequence ATGAGCCAGCTCAGGATTGCCTTGCCGCGATTGGCGGAACTGGACCTGCGCAGCGTGTTGAGTTGCGCCTGGCTGGATCGGCAAGGTCAGGTCAGCCGCGAAGAAAACCTGACGCTGGAGCAGTTGGGGCAGATGGCGAAAACCCCGGCGCTGGTGGCTTTTCTGCACCCGGCCGACAGCCTTGTGGCGACGATCGATTTGCCGCCGTTGCCGGCGAACAAAACAGCAGCGGCGGTGCAGTGTGCGGCGCAAGCCTTGATGCTGGGCGACAGCGCCGAGATGCACATTGCTCACAGTGCTCGGGATGACGCCGGGCAGGTGCAGATTGCATGGGCACTTCGGCAGCACTTGCAGCGTTTGGGTCTGGTGCTCAAGCAACACGGTTTGAGCCTGCGCGGTCTGTACCCGGCGGCTTACCGTTTGCCGGTGTTGCCGGGCACGGTTGCTTGCGTGGATGACGCTCATTTGTTGCTGCGTGACAGCGTGCAATCGGCGCGAGTGCAGCCGCTGTTCGATGACGAGGTCGACAGCGCTTTGTGGACGCCGGGCACGACGCTGCACTGGATCGGCGATCACGCGCCGGCGGATGCCGAATTGCCGATGGCCGATGCGCAACGCTGGACCGGGCCGTTGCCGGGTTGGGGCCTGCACGGCGCCGTGCAACAGCAGGCCGGCGAGCAGCGTGGTTGGGGCCGGGCGCTTGGCTTTTCGTTGTTGGCCGTGGCGGTGTGGGTGATCGGTTTGAACCTGTATGCCGCCCGTGAAGCTGATCAGGGTCAGCAACTCAAGACGCAAATGAATCTGCGGGTGAAACAGGCCTTCCCCGAGTTGCCGGTGATCCTTAATCCGTTGCAACAGGCTCGTCAGCAGATCGCTGCACGGCAGAAAGGCGCGGCGGACGATCCGGCGCAAAACTTCAGCCGATTGGTGTTGCAGGCCGGTAGCGGCATGCCGTCGATGGCCGGCAGTGTCGAACGTCTGTCGTTCGCGGACGGGGCGCTGCAGATCACTTTGCTCACCGATGCGCGGCGCAATGGCAACGACAAGGACTGGCAAAGCACTCTGGCCCAGGCCGGCATCAGCGTGACGGCGGACGATGACGGCTGGACCCTACGCCCGGGCGGCGACAGCAGCGCCAGCGAAAGCACCTCCACCGAAAGCGAAGACAGCAGCGAGGCAGACGATGATTAA
- the gspK gene encoding type II secretion system minor pseudopilin GspK — translation MNSRSPDGAKQEGMAIISALLIAAVVAVIAAGMLTRQSVSTRALEADQQRVQGRWVVQGGLEISRQLLWDARERDPLTRLDQPWAQRLTAQGFEGRLEDEQGKFNLRNLVANERVDEAQVEAFQRLCELIGVSAGLSQRISQRVIASYPRLLNPQIAEAPKSGFDSGRTTSPNASRKPQNPTLPMLRNLDDLRSVDGVNDALIAKMAPYLTVIPATTWLNGNTATAPVLAAYVPGLSLERAQALINERDAGRWFINRGDFVNRLRMPNLEVSSVKVGITSDWFRLRGEARREQRRVSLEALLHRSQDRLPQVIWSRVGV, via the coding sequence ATGAACAGCCGTTCGCCTGATGGGGCGAAGCAAGAGGGCATGGCGATTATCAGTGCGTTGTTGATTGCGGCCGTGGTGGCGGTGATTGCGGCGGGCATGCTGACGCGCCAGAGCGTGTCGACCCGTGCGCTGGAGGCGGATCAGCAACGCGTGCAAGGGCGTTGGGTGGTGCAGGGCGGGTTGGAAATCAGCCGTCAATTGCTCTGGGATGCACGCGAACGCGATCCGCTGACCCGGCTCGATCAGCCGTGGGCGCAGCGTCTGACCGCCCAGGGGTTTGAAGGCCGATTGGAGGACGAGCAAGGCAAGTTCAATCTGCGCAATCTGGTGGCCAATGAGCGTGTCGACGAGGCGCAGGTCGAGGCGTTTCAGCGCTTGTGCGAGTTGATCGGGGTCAGCGCCGGGTTGAGTCAGCGCATCAGTCAGCGGGTGATCGCTTCCTACCCGCGACTGCTGAATCCGCAGATTGCCGAGGCGCCGAAAAGCGGCTTCGACAGTGGTCGCACCACCTCGCCAAACGCCTCGCGCAAACCGCAGAATCCGACGCTGCCGATGCTGCGCAATCTCGATGATCTGCGCAGCGTTGACGGGGTCAATGACGCGCTCATCGCCAAAATGGCGCCGTACCTGACGGTGATCCCCGCGACCACGTGGCTCAACGGCAATACCGCCACCGCGCCGGTGCTGGCGGCGTATGTGCCGGGGTTGTCGCTGGAGCGTGCACAGGCGCTGATCAACGAACGCGATGCCGGGCGCTGGTTTATCAATCGGGGCGATTTCGTCAACCGTTTGCGCATGCCGAATCTGGAGGTCAGCAGCGTCAAGGTCGGCATCACCAGTGACTGGTTTCGCCTGCGTGGCGAGGCGCGCCGCGAGCAGCGCCGGGTCAGTCTGGAGGCGTTGCTGCATCGCAGTCAGGACCGCTTGCCGCAGGTGATCTGGTCGCGGGTGGGCGTATGA
- the gspG gene encoding type II secretion system major pseudopilin GspG: MDIAPFKSLHQPLRKPRGQQGFTLIEIMVVVVILGILAAMVVPKVLDRPDQARATAAKQDIGGLMQALKLYRLDHGTYPNQSQGLKVLVERPADAKNSNWRSYLERLPNDPWGRPYQYLNPGANGEIDIFSLGADGQPDGDGVNADIGSWQL; encoded by the coding sequence ATGGATATCGCACCTTTCAAATCGCTTCATCAACCGTTGCGCAAGCCGCGTGGTCAGCAGGGTTTTACCCTGATCGAGATCATGGTGGTCGTGGTGATTCTCGGGATTCTGGCGGCGATGGTGGTGCCCAAGGTGCTCGACCGTCCGGATCAGGCGCGGGCGACGGCGGCGAAGCAGGACATTGGTGGTTTGATGCAGGCGTTGAAGCTGTATCGCCTCGATCACGGCACTTACCCGAACCAGAGTCAGGGCCTGAAAGTGTTGGTGGAGCGGCCGGCGGATGCCAAGAACAGCAATTGGCGTTCGTACCTGGAGCGTTTGCCGAACGATCCGTGGGGTCGTCCTTATCAGTACCTCAACCCCGGCGCCAACGGCGAGATCGACATCTTTTCCCTCGGTGCCGACGGTCAGCCTGACGGCGACGGCGTGAATGCCGATATCGGTTCCTGGCAGCTGTAA